One Clostridium sp. CM027 genomic window carries:
- a CDS encoding ABC transporter substrate-binding protein — protein MKKIIIMILSVFMAFGATGCSNKEESTVPKRETKVENSNKQSSHYPVTITTYNYSKQPVKLTFEKSPEKVVAVYQNSIETLLALGLQDKIIAASGLDHDVKDEYKSSFSKLKYYGKAPAKEEVIALQPDFILSWYSVFGEKNLGDVGFWHERGINTYMSQNSGVIKPNTLQNEYDDILNMGKIFNVEDRANEIVNTMRKEIEKAKGFVRGKEAVKTVILEVEKNGTYRIYGEDSVGGDIAKRVGANLVAKSNGKMGNEDLIKLNPDVIFTVYYGKEIDKEAALKSIISNPALSSISAIKSKRVHPIMLSEVYASGIRTLDGIKTISKGLYPELYGNK, from the coding sequence ATGAAAAAGATAATAATTATGATTTTATCAGTATTTATGGCATTTGGAGCAACTGGATGTAGCAATAAAGAGGAATCAACCGTACCTAAAAGAGAAACTAAAGTAGAAAATAGTAATAAACAGTCCTCACATTACCCTGTTACAATCACAACATATAATTATTCTAAGCAACCTGTTAAACTTACTTTTGAAAAATCACCAGAAAAGGTTGTTGCAGTATATCAGAATTCAATAGAAACATTATTAGCATTAGGATTGCAGGATAAGATAATTGCAGCATCTGGGTTAGATCATGATGTTAAAGATGAATATAAAAGTTCTTTCAGCAAGTTGAAGTATTATGGAAAAGCACCCGCAAAAGAGGAGGTTATTGCATTACAACCTGATTTCATATTGAGCTGGTATTCTGTATTTGGTGAAAAAAATCTTGGGGATGTAGGTTTTTGGCATGAAAGAGGGATAAATACATATATGTCACAAAACAGTGGTGTTATTAAACCAAATACGCTGCAAAATGAATATGATGATATTTTAAATATGGGTAAAATTTTCAATGTAGAGGATAGAGCTAATGAAATAGTTAATACAATGAGAAAGGAAATTGAAAAGGCTAAGGGCTTTGTTAGAGGAAAAGAAGCTGTTAAAACAGTAATCCTAGAAGTGGAAAAAAACGGAACATATCGAATTTATGGGGAAGACAGTGTTGGTGGCGATATTGCAAAGAGAGTTGGAGCAAATTTAGTAGCAAAGTCAAATGGTAAAATGGGAAATGAAGATTTGATAAAGCTTAATCCTGATGTAATTTTCACTGTTTATTACGGCAAAGAAATTGATAAAGAGGCTGCATTAAAAAGCATTATAAGCAATCCGGCGCTCTCAAGCATTTCGGCAATAAAGTCAAAAAGGGTTCATCCGATAATGTTAAGTGAAGTTTATGCTAGCGGTATCAGAACTTTAGATGGTATAAAAACAATTTCAAAAGGATTATATCCTGAATTATATGGAAATAAATAA
- a CDS encoding DUF6262 family protein, producing MADHTKGLKEYAKNKSKITLEKVDKAIRELSLTEQKINFNSVSQLGGISKTFLYNNEETKKRIEELRDNQTSRTMNQRAKYDKTAKSKDIIIMAKDKKIKELEEENRKLKEQLEILRGKLYEKL from the coding sequence ATGGCAGACCATACTAAAGGATTAAAAGAATATGCAAAAAATAAAAGTAAGATTACTTTGGAAAAGGTGGATAAAGCCATTAGGGAACTTTCTTTGACTGAACAGAAAATCAACTTCAATAGTGTTTCTCAATTAGGTGGGATTTCTAAAACTTTTCTTTATAATAATGAAGAGACTAAGAAAAGAATTGAGGAACTTAGGGATAATCAAACGAGTAGGACTATGAATCAAAGAGCTAAATATGATAAAACAGCTAAATCTAAAGACATTATCATAATGGCTAAGGATAAAAAGATTAAAGAACTTGAAGAAGAGAATAGGAAGTTAAAAGAGCAATTAGAGATTCTTAGAGGTAAGTTATATGAAAAATTATAA
- a CDS encoding tyrosine-type recombinase/integrase — translation MKNLQRIKGNQQSKYDEIIEYLKQDNGYWLENDKWDLTEEFFVRKKVYTSRYIDFLSFKNELIKNEIKYYVLFNFKEYHLKKSQLLNISYRLNPMAIFIEKSYKDINSFNMIEDKNALLIKWKSHLLISNINTDNSLNICNSILSSLYDFIKDFYDDREETEKDIWYSKNIRGAKIPASGANNAINNQLNFNNIPVYYGDMVKRYFKTIITKKSWNHCVQITNNLNYFFNKFYSNGYKNGFMENLSRQDIENYLYWLGNDYKDKNPTYRCKFISYIRTFLEYIQMAQYDKAPKKEISFLIFQDDIPKRELNKDEVKKAKFIPEPILKQLDNNIMDLDRPQYISIYILLRETGWRGTDILNLRYHNCLEQIWNNKEQSYNYYLCGEITKTDIALLKIPIRDKVAEMVQKSIDKAKELSTEENNPKKYLFNTYEGKLKGRPLNKASLLITIKRLIEQKEIRNINGELYHFRLHSLRHTRAKEYVEQGMGISIIQQILGHQSIQMTVHYATVSENMLYEKWKNTEDLELFKVNTETNELIEVDTSTDAGENLIRYEYVKKNLDAVRVPFGVCFKASKIPCKQQMNHCLTCASFCTTTENVPEYEEEILKVKTQIEVSDKFGRELWSEKNKQYLNILEKTLGKVKEQKLVHKNGKSREDS, via the coding sequence ATGAAAAATTTACAACGGATAAAAGGTAATCAACAAAGTAAGTATGATGAAATAATTGAGTATTTGAAGCAAGATAATGGATATTGGCTAGAGAATGATAAATGGGATTTAACAGAAGAATTTTTTGTAAGAAAAAAAGTTTATACTTCAAGATATATTGACTTTCTTTCTTTTAAAAATGAGCTGATAAAGAATGAAATTAAATATTATGTGTTATTTAATTTTAAGGAATATCATCTTAAAAAATCACAGTTGTTAAATATAAGTTATAGGTTAAATCCTATGGCAATCTTTATTGAAAAATCATATAAAGATATAAATAGTTTTAATATGATTGAAGATAAAAACGCATTGTTAATAAAATGGAAAAGCCATTTATTAATATCAAATATAAATACTGATAATAGCTTAAATATTTGCAATTCCATATTAAGCTCTCTATACGATTTTATTAAAGATTTTTATGATGATAGAGAAGAAACCGAAAAAGATATATGGTATTCAAAGAATATTAGAGGTGCTAAAATACCTGCAAGTGGTGCTAATAATGCAATAAATAATCAACTTAATTTTAATAATATTCCTGTTTATTATGGAGATATGGTCAAACGATATTTTAAAACTATTATAACTAAAAAGAGTTGGAATCATTGTGTTCAGATTACAAATAATTTAAATTATTTCTTTAATAAGTTTTATTCCAATGGATATAAAAATGGATTTATGGAAAATTTATCAAGACAAGATATAGAAAACTATTTATATTGGTTGGGCAATGATTATAAAGACAAAAACCCAACATACAGATGTAAATTTATATCTTATATTAGAACATTCTTAGAATATATTCAAATGGCTCAATATGATAAAGCTCCTAAAAAAGAGATATCATTTTTAATATTCCAAGATGATATTCCTAAAAGAGAATTAAATAAAGATGAAGTTAAGAAAGCTAAATTTATCCCAGAGCCTATATTAAAACAATTAGATAATAACATTATGGATTTAGATAGACCGCAGTATATATCTATTTATATTCTCCTTAGAGAAACAGGATGGCGTGGTACTGATATATTAAATCTTAGATATCATAATTGCTTAGAACAAATTTGGAATAACAAAGAGCAAAGCTATAACTACTACTTATGTGGTGAAATAACCAAAACAGATATAGCACTACTTAAAATACCTATAAGAGATAAAGTTGCTGAAATGGTTCAAAAATCTATTGATAAAGCTAAGGAGTTAAGTACAGAAGAAAATAATCCAAAGAAGTATTTATTTAATACTTATGAAGGAAAGTTAAAAGGAAGACCGTTAAACAAGGCATCATTATTAATAACTATTAAAAGGCTAATTGAACAAAAAGAAATTAGAAATATTAATGGTGAGTTATATCACTTTAGACTACATTCACTAAGACATACAAGGGCTAAGGAATATGTAGAACAAGGCATGGGAATAAGTATTATACAACAGATTTTAGGACATCAGAGCATTCAAATGACAGTTCATTATGCTACTGTTAGTGAGAATATGCTTTACGAGAAATGGAAGAATACCGAGGATTTAGAACTCTTTAAAGTAAATACTGAAACTAATGAACTTATAGAGGTAGATACATCAACTGACGCAGGAGAAAATCTTATTAGATATGAATATGTTAAAAAGAATTTAGACGCTGTAAGAGTACCATTTGGAGTATGTTTTAAAGCTTCTAAAATCCCTTGTAAGCAACAAATGAACCATTGTTTAACTTGTGCAAGTTTCTGTACTACTACCGAAAATGTCCCCGAATACGAGGAAGAAATACTAAAAGTTAAAACACAGATTGAAGTTAGTGATAAATTTGGCAGAGAATTATGGTCAGAAAAGAATAAGCAGTATCTAAATATATTAGAGAAAACATTAGGAAAAGTTAAAGAACAAAAGTTGGTTCATAAGAACGGTAAATCAAGGGAGGATTCATAA
- a CDS encoding ABC transporter ATP-binding protein — protein MEIKTLDVETYLGGSHILKGLSIHAKKKEFVGIIGPNGSGKSTLLKCIYRTLQPSTGTVFLDDKNIKEFSMRESAKKMAVVSQHNNYNFDFTVSDMVLMGRAPHKKFIEKDNAQDYIIMEESLEKVGMTEYAKRSFSTLSGGEKQRIILARALAQKTECLILDEPTNHLDIKYQLQFMATVKGLGVTVISAIHDLNIGALYCDKIYAMKAGKIVSYGTPTEVLTKELIKSLYEVDAKVTEDKETGILNIMYKPSYIK, from the coding sequence ATGGAAATAAAGACTTTAGATGTAGAAACTTATTTAGGTGGAAGTCATATTTTGAAGGGGTTAAGCATACATGCAAAGAAAAAAGAATTCGTAGGCATTATAGGACCTAATGGAAGTGGTAAAAGTACACTTTTAAAATGTATATATCGAACCCTACAGCCTTCTACAGGAACTGTATTTTTGGATGATAAAAATATTAAAGAGTTTTCTATGAGAGAAAGTGCAAAAAAAATGGCTGTGGTGTCTCAACATAATAATTATAATTTTGATTTTACTGTTTCTGATATGGTTCTAATGGGACGAGCACCGCATAAAAAGTTTATAGAAAAAGATAATGCACAGGATTATATAATTATGGAAGAGTCTTTAGAAAAAGTGGGTATGACAGAGTATGCTAAACGAAGCTTTTCAACCTTATCAGGGGGAGAAAAGCAAAGAATAATTCTTGCAAGAGCCTTGGCACAAAAAACAGAATGTCTTATTCTAGATGAACCTACAAATCATCTAGATATAAAGTATCAGCTTCAGTTTATGGCTACTGTAAAGGGACTTGGGGTCACAGTTATATCTGCTATTCATGATTTAAATATTGGTGCTTTATATTGTGATAAAATTTATGCCATGAAAGCAGGTAAAATTGTTAGTTATGGAACACCAACAGAAGTCTTAACCAAAGAATTAATAAAGTCTTTGTATGAGGTTGATGCTAAAGTTACAGAGGATAAAGAAACTGGTATTTTAAATATTATGTATAAACCTTCTTATATAAAATGA
- a CDS encoding acetyl-CoA hydrolase/transferase family protein: MEWQVRYKEKVVTAKEASEKIKAGDRVIVGHAVGEPKLVIGAMTENKERYGEVVHMVGMGKGTYAREVINSDIGDLTTCFFSEMPRLFREEYLKVNVAIIQVSEPDEHSFCSFGVSSGYAKVTAECADIVIAEVNKKMPRVLGDNFIHVKDIDYMVEADYKVMELKKGEIGDAENEIGRNCSLIIEDGSTLQLGIGAIPDAILLNLKGKNDLGIHSEMISDGVVDLVEAGVINNKRKTIHKNKIVAAVLMGTKKLYNFANNNPMIDMLSVDYVNDPYVISQNDSMVSISSCTQIDLMGRIVLESIELKQFSGAYEQVDFIRGANKSKGGKAIIAVLSTDFNGKVSRIVPLIDNEATASTSRTDVHYVVTEYGIAELRGKTLKERGRALINIAHPKFRKELIKEWKRRFSSTAGDDLMIKRSCQ; encoded by the coding sequence ATGGAGTGGCAAGTGAGATATAAAGAAAAGGTAGTTACTGCTAAAGAAGCTTCAGAAAAAATAAAAGCTGGGGATCGGGTAATTGTTGGTCATGCAGTTGGAGAACCTAAATTAGTTATAGGTGCTATGACTGAAAATAAGGAAAGGTACGGAGAAGTAGTTCACATGGTAGGTATGGGAAAAGGAACGTATGCAAGGGAAGTTATAAATAGTGATATAGGGGATTTAACAACCTGCTTTTTTTCAGAAATGCCAAGATTATTCAGAGAAGAGTATTTAAAGGTTAATGTGGCTATAATCCAAGTTTCGGAGCCTGACGAACATAGTTTTTGTAGCTTTGGAGTTTCAAGTGGCTACGCTAAAGTAACTGCGGAGTGTGCAGATATTGTTATAGCAGAAGTTAATAAGAAGATGCCAAGAGTTTTAGGAGATAACTTTATACATGTTAAAGATATAGACTATATGGTAGAGGCTGACTATAAAGTTATGGAACTAAAAAAAGGTGAAATAGGAGATGCAGAAAATGAAATAGGAAGAAACTGCTCCTTAATTATAGAGGATGGATCAACATTACAACTTGGAATAGGCGCTATACCAGATGCCATACTTTTAAATTTAAAGGGTAAAAATGATTTAGGCATACATTCAGAGATGATATCAGATGGAGTAGTAGACCTTGTAGAAGCTGGAGTTATAAATAACAAGAGAAAGACTATTCATAAAAATAAGATAGTAGCTGCGGTTTTAATGGGAACAAAGAAACTATATAATTTTGCTAATAATAACCCAATGATAGATATGTTATCTGTTGATTATGTAAATGATCCATATGTTATAAGTCAAAATGATAGTATGGTATCAATAAGTTCATGTACACAAATAGATTTGATGGGACGAATAGTATTAGAGTCTATAGAATTAAAACAATTTAGTGGAGCCTACGAACAAGTAGATTTTATTAGAGGTGCAAATAAATCAAAAGGTGGTAAAGCGATAATAGCAGTTCTATCAACAGATTTTAATGGTAAGGTTTCTAGAATAGTTCCATTAATAGATAATGAAGCTACAGCATCGACATCAAGGACGGATGTTCATTATGTAGTTACCGAGTATGGTATAGCGGAACTAAGGGGAAAGACATTAAAAGAAAGAGGGAGAGCTTTAATAAATATAGCTCACCCTAAATTTAGGAAAGAATTAATCAAAGAGTGGAAAAGAAGATTTAGCAGCACCGCAGGCGATGATTTAATGATTAAGAGGTCGTGTCAATGA
- a CDS encoding DUF3842 family protein — protein MDAQGTGLGQTIIKKLRKEIDLDIYIIALGTNTFACSNMVRTGANIGITGEESICSFCKKNKIDSIIVPIGIICSCGINGEITPMIATSIFNMDCTKYILPLQKHGIYIPGTRNMQIKDIIEEIVLDIKSYIKYHFI, from the coding sequence ATAGACGCACAAGGGACAGGTCTCGGTCAAACAATCATAAAAAAACTCCGTAAAGAAATTGACCTAGATATCTATATTATTGCACTTGGTACAAATACATTCGCTTGTTCAAATATGGTAAGAACCGGTGCAAATATTGGTATAACTGGTGAGGAATCAATTTGCTCATTTTGCAAGAAAAATAAAATCGATAGTATAATCGTTCCAATTGGAATAATATGTAGTTGTGGCATTAACGGTGAAATTACTCCCATGATTGCCACGTCAATATTTAATATGGATTGTACTAAATATATACTTCCACTACAAAAACATGGTATTTATATCCCAGGCACAAGGAATATGCAAATCAAAGATATAATTGAAGAAATTGTACTTGATATAAAAAGTTATATAAAATATCATTTTATATAA
- a CDS encoding sigma-54-dependent Fis family transcriptional regulator: MSGSLDNIEEKTAERIKNDIFNISKMIIEDNNMIEVIKMANKVSRVNTTVLVQGETGVGKEGIAKYIHYNSLRKKESFVVINCGAIPKNLIESVLFGYEAGAFTGANKQGKIGLFELADKGTIFLDEVGELSQEAQVELLRVVQEHEIERIGGLKTVKVDVRIIAATNKNLKEMIKKNLFREDLYYRLSVFPINIPPLRERNGDIVPLIKFFMEEINEMYGLKSYFSDEALDCLKAYSWPGNIRELKNIVERSLVMSDNKIIITKYLPKYIRKSYKRNEIEFSISNLSIKGHNLKDIIRIIEEEIIDDAMRRYGNIRMAAKALGVNPSTLVRKRQKYNK; encoded by the coding sequence GTGAGTGGAAGTTTAGATAATATAGAAGAAAAGACTGCGGAAAGAATAAAAAATGATATTTTTAATATAAGTAAAATGATAATAGAAGATAATAATATGATAGAAGTAATAAAGATGGCAAACAAGGTTTCTAGGGTGAATACCACAGTTCTTGTTCAAGGGGAAACAGGAGTTGGAAAAGAAGGAATTGCTAAGTATATACATTATAATAGCTTAAGAAAAAAGGAATCGTTCGTTGTTATAAATTGTGGTGCGATACCTAAAAACTTAATAGAATCTGTGCTTTTTGGATATGAAGCAGGAGCTTTTACAGGCGCAAATAAGCAGGGGAAGATAGGACTATTTGAGCTTGCTGATAAGGGAACTATATTTTTAGATGAGGTTGGAGAGTTATCACAAGAGGCTCAGGTTGAACTTTTAAGGGTTGTACAAGAACATGAGATAGAAAGGATAGGCGGATTAAAGACAGTAAAGGTGGATGTTAGGATAATAGCGGCAACAAACAAAAATTTAAAGGAAATGATAAAGAAAAACTTATTTAGAGAGGATTTATACTATAGACTTAGTGTTTTTCCTATAAACATACCTCCTCTTAGAGAAAGAAATGGAGATATTGTACCACTCATAAAGTTTTTCATGGAAGAAATAAATGAAATGTATGGATTGAAAAGTTATTTTAGTGATGAGGCTTTAGATTGTTTAAAGGCTTACTCTTGGCCAGGCAATATAAGAGAACTTAAAAATATAGTTGAAAGATCTTTAGTTATGAGTGATAACAAAATTATAATTACAAAATATCTTCCTAAATATATAAGAAAAAGCTATAAAAGAAATGAAATAGAATTTAGTATAAGTAATTTAAGTATAAAAGGACATAATTTGAAGGATATAATTCGAATTATAGAAGAGGAGATAATCGACGATGCAATGAGACGTTATGGAAATATAAGAATGGCAGCAAAGGCTTTGGGGGTTAATCCATCTACATTAGTTAGAAAAAGGCAGAAATATAATAAGTAA
- a CDS encoding cob(I)yrinic acid a,c-diamide adenosyltransferase, translated as MGKLKNGYVQIYTGNGKGKTTAAVGLAVRAAGNGYTVFMVQFLKGSKTGEIESAKKLAPFFNIFRFEKKRGFFWTLNAEEKNELKEEVQKGYEFCSEALKEEKCDILIMDEVMGALNNQLISEEQLLELMENKPGNIELILTGRDVPKAIIDKSNLVTEMKDIKHYFNEGIPSREGIEF; from the coding sequence ATGGGGAAATTAAAAAACGGATATGTTCAAATTTATACGGGGAATGGCAAGGGGAAAACGACTGCAGCTGTAGGACTAGCTGTACGTGCAGCAGGAAATGGATATACTGTATTTATGGTGCAATTTTTGAAGGGAAGTAAAACTGGTGAAATTGAAAGTGCAAAAAAACTGGCTCCCTTTTTTAATATATTTAGGTTTGAGAAAAAAAGAGGTTTTTTTTGGACATTAAATGCAGAGGAAAAAAATGAATTAAAAGAAGAGGTACAAAAGGGATATGAATTTTGTAGCGAAGCATTAAAAGAAGAAAAATGCGACATACTTATCATGGATGAGGTAATGGGAGCATTGAACAATCAACTAATAAGTGAAGAACAACTACTAGAATTAATGGAGAATAAACCTGGTAATATAGAATTGATTTTAACAGGGAGAGACGTACCTAAAGCTATAATAGATAAATCAAACCTTGTAACTGAGATGAAGGATATTAAACATTATTTTAACGAAGGAATACCATCTAGAGAGGGTATAGAGTTTTAA
- a CDS encoding GntR family transcriptional regulator yields the protein MGGIFIDVIINRRSGVPLYIQIKQQIIDKIEKGTLKVGTKLPTERELSKILKVSRNTVSTAYNDLEQEGALKAHQGKGTFVTEDFISWEIKNKIIKFIDLGLEGALKSGMKLEEFLDIVDRRVDAKNIY from the coding sequence TTGGGAGGGATTTTTATTGACGTTATAATAAATAGAAGAAGTGGAGTGCCACTTTATATTCAAATTAAACAACAGATTATAGATAAAATAGAAAAAGGAACTCTCAAAGTTGGAACAAAATTACCTACAGAAAGAGAATTATCTAAAATTTTAAAAGTAAGCAGAAATACTGTAAGCACTGCATATAATGACTTGGAACAAGAGGGGGCTTTGAAAGCTCATCAAGGGAAGGGAACGTTTGTAACTGAAGATTTTATATCTTGGGAAATTAAAAATAAAATAATAAAATTCATTGACTTAGGACTAGAGGGAGCTCTGAAAAGTGGAATGAAGCTAGAAGAGTTTTTAGACATAGTAGATCGAAGGGTAGATGCAAAAAACATATATTAG
- a CDS encoding YitT family protein, which produces MKTKIKEFVLINIGMFMVSAGLYFFLMPNNLATGGANGLAIVINKFTGRLSVGWIMIIINLILFAMAFIAIGKSFGGKSVYASFGVGGIIIVFQKFIPINNSITGDILLELIFGILISGIGTAIVFNQNASTGGTDILAKILNEFFYINLGKGVLMCDLIIILMAVFAFGVKLSLYAMLGVIINGFLIDHIIDGINVCKEVTIISKNSDKIRKYIREELDKTSTVYNGVGDFSDENKEVVVVIVGRSEFIILKRFIRFVDKDAFVTVNNIYEVFGYGFKSLTH; this is translated from the coding sequence ATGAAAACAAAGATAAAGGAATTTGTGCTTATAAACATAGGAATGTTTATGGTATCAGCAGGTTTATATTTCTTTTTAATGCCAAATAATTTAGCGACAGGTGGGGCGAATGGATTAGCAATAGTTATAAATAAATTTACAGGGCGATTATCCGTAGGTTGGATAATGATTATAATAAACCTTATTTTGTTTGCAATGGCATTTATTGCTATAGGAAAGAGTTTTGGTGGGAAAAGTGTGTATGCAAGCTTTGGTGTAGGAGGTATTATAATTGTATTTCAAAAGTTTATACCTATTAATAATTCAATTACAGGAGATATTTTACTGGAACTTATATTTGGAATACTAATATCAGGAATAGGTACAGCTATAGTATTTAATCAAAATGCTTCAACAGGGGGGACAGATATATTAGCTAAGATATTAAATGAATTTTTCTATATAAATTTAGGAAAAGGAGTTTTAATGTGTGATTTAATTATAATTTTAATGGCAGTTTTTGCTTTTGGAGTTAAGCTATCATTATATGCAATGCTTGGAGTTATAATTAATGGTTTTCTTATAGATCACATCATAGATGGAATAAATGTGTGCAAAGAAGTTACAATTATAAGTAAGAACAGCGATAAGATAAGAAAATATATAAGAGAAGAGCTAGATAAAACATCTACTGTATATAACGGAGTAGGGGATTTTTCAGATGAGAATAAAGAAGTTGTTGTGGTTATAGTAGGAAGAAGTGAGTTTATAATACTTAAAAGATTCATAAGATTTGTTGATAAGGATGCTTTTGTAACAGTGAATAATATTTATGAAGTTTTTGGATACGGATTTAAATCGTTAACACATTAA
- a CDS encoding iron ABC transporter permease — translation MKRIYKNNTQNGLINGTPTYICVSIILVIILIFSILTTVTMGSVEISIKNVYEIIIYKLFNIGDAKFLSSGAIHDIVWFIRLPRIILAVAVGIGLSVCGVIMQAIVKNPLADPYILGISSGASLGATLAIMLGVGVFFGSNYVGICAFLGAFAISILVLTLANVNGRANSTKLLLAGMALSSVCSAFSSFIVYFANDREGMQSITYWLMGSLAGAEWQNIRIIIPVVIVATLFFITQYRTLNLMLLGDEVSITLGTDLQKYRQFYLIITSVVIGFIVYSSGIIGFVGLIIPHLIRMIFGTDHKRIILLSALTGAIFLVWADVLSRIIIPGSELPIGILISMIGAPICIYLMVSKSYGFGGDN, via the coding sequence ATGAAGAGAATTTATAAGAATAATACACAAAATGGTTTGATCAATGGAACACCTACTTATATATGTGTTTCCATTATACTTGTTATTATCTTGATTTTTTCAATTCTAACAACCGTAACTATGGGCTCTGTTGAGATTTCTATAAAAAATGTATATGAAATCATAATATATAAGTTATTTAACATTGGTGATGCAAAGTTTTTATCAAGTGGTGCGATACATGATATTGTATGGTTTATAAGGCTTCCAAGAATTATTTTGGCAGTTGCTGTTGGAATAGGTCTTTCAGTATGCGGGGTCATAATGCAAGCGATTGTAAAAAATCCATTAGCAGATCCTTATATATTAGGTATTTCTTCAGGAGCGTCGTTAGGTGCTACCTTAGCTATCATGCTTGGGGTAGGTGTTTTTTTTGGCAGTAATTATGTAGGGATATGTGCTTTTCTAGGAGCGTTTGCAATATCAATACTTGTATTAACCCTTGCAAATGTAAATGGGAGAGCTAATTCAACAAAGCTTTTGCTGGCGGGTATGGCATTAAGTAGTGTGTGTTCAGCATTTTCAAGTTTTATTGTATACTTCGCTAATGATAGAGAGGGTATGCAGAGTATAACATACTGGCTTATGGGAAGCCTTGCAGGCGCAGAATGGCAAAATATAAGGATAATTATTCCGGTTGTAATAGTAGCTACACTATTTTTTATTACTCAATATAGAACGCTTAATTTAATGCTACTTGGTGATGAAGTTTCTATAACTTTAGGTACAGACCTTCAGAAGTATCGACAATTTTATCTTATAATTACATCAGTTGTAATTGGATTCATTGTATACTCATCAGGGATTATTGGATTTGTGGGACTTATTATCCCTCATCTTATAAGAATGATATTTGGAACAGATCATAAAAGAATTATTCTACTATCTGCATTAACAGGAGCTATATTTTTGGTTTGGGCAGATGTTTTATCCAGAATTATAATACCTGGAAGTGAACTTCCTATAGGAATATTAATTTCTATGATTGGTGCCCCAATCTGTATATATCTTATGGTAAGTAAATCATATGGATTTGGAGGTGATAATTGA